A single Pan troglodytes isolate AG18354 chromosome X, NHGRI_mPanTro3-v2.0_pri, whole genome shotgun sequence DNA region contains:
- the CETN2 gene encoding centrin-2 encodes MASNFKKANMASSSQRKRMSPKPELTEEQKQEIREAFDLFDADGTGTIDVKELKVAMRALGFEPKKEEIKKMISEIDKEGTGKMNFGDFLTVMTQKMSEKDTKEEILKAFKLFDDDETGKISFKNLKRVAKELGENLTDEELQEMIDEADRDGDGEVSEQEFLRIMKKTSLY; translated from the exons ATG GCCTCCAACTTTAAGAAGGCAAACATGGCATCAAGTTCTCAGCGAAAAAGAATGAGCCCTAAGCCTGAGCTTACTGAAGAGCAAAAGCAGGAGATCCGGGAAGCTTTTGATCTTTTCGATGCGGATGGAACTGGCACCATAGATGTTAAAGAACTGAAG GTGGCAATGAGGGCCCTGGGCTTTGAAcccaagaaagaagaaattaagaaaatgataagTGAAATTGATAAGGAAGGGACAGGAAAAATGAACTTTGGTGACTTTTTAACTGTGATGACCCAGAAAATG TCTGAGAAAGATACCAAAGAAGAAATCCTGAAAGCTTTCAAGCTCTTTGATGATGATGAAACTGGGAAGATTTCGTTCAAAAATCTGAAACGCGTGGCCAAGGAGTTGGGTGAGAACCTGACTGATGAGGAGCTGCAG GAAATGATTGATGAAGCTGATcgagatggagatggagaggtCAGTGAGCAAGAGTTCCTGCGCATCATGAAAAAGACCAGCCTCTATTAA